The Leptospira sp. WS60.C2 genome includes the window TCCTTATCTTTAAAAACAATTCAACTCGACAATCGAGTGATCATTGACCCTCATAGTTTTTTCAAATTAGATCCTGCTATTAAAAGAGTGTATGTAACGGATTGGCAAGGAACACAGGTTTCCCCGTATTACGAAAGAACCAGTGATTCCGGATTCGTAGAAAACATGTCTTTTTTACAAAAAAACTGGTCTTATATGCCGTTTTTTTATAAACACGTCAAACAAGTGTTTCGTGATGAAAAAAATTGGCAGGTGAGTGATCCCTATTGGGATAAAACATTAAAAAAGAATGTAATTGTATTCTCTCATGTAAATGAGATGGGTTTTTCTTTTTTTGTGGATCTAGTGTTGGAAGACTCGAAATAAAAAATCAAATTCTTATATATTCATTAAGGAAGTTTAATTGCATTCCATAATAAATCTTCCGATTCTTTTAAGAACTGATCATCCAATTTGATTTTTCCATTCCGCGATCCCTTGACTAGTCCTACAAATGCACCCCAAACAATCGCGATCAGAGCATCTGGTGGAAATTTGATCAAGATGGCTCGATTCTCATGAGCAAAGCGAGTTAAGAATTTCAAAAGTAACGCACGTTTTGCGATACTCTTCTTATCGAGATAAGGAAGATTGTACTGCATTTCTAAAAAATCAAAAGCAACTGGATTTTCTCTTTGGAATTCGGCCATCGATTGCCATATGCAATGGAATTGTTCTTTTGGTTCCGCATTCTCTGGAAAGTTATCTTTAATTTTATCATAAAGATTTAATTGCCATTTTTGAAATAGGGAATTCACAAGTTCTTCTTTACTCGCAAAATAACGATAAATCGTTCCTGCTGCAACGTTTGCTCTTTCTGCAATGAGGGGAACTGCCGTCCCATCAAATCCTTTTGCGGTAAATAATTCGAGTGCTGCCGCTAAGATTTCTTCGCTTTTGTTCACTTTTGAAGCCTTCTCGCTCAATGGAATTTCTATCCTGTTCCCTTTCTCATAAGGTTGTTCTTTTTTGGATAGGGGTCATAGATAACCCGAAACCAATTCCTTTCATTCTTTTTTTAAAAAAGTACTTGTAAAGTAAAAAA containing:
- a CDS encoding TetR/AcrR family transcriptional regulator — its product is MSEKASKVNKSEEILAAALELFTAKGFDGTAVPLIAERANVAAGTIYRYFASKEELVNSLFQKWQLNLYDKIKDNFPENAEPKEQFHCIWQSMAEFQRENPVAFDFLEMQYNLPYLDKKSIAKRALLLKFLTRFAHENRAILIKFPPDALIAIVWGAFVGLVKGSRNGKIKLDDQFLKESEDLLWNAIKLP